ATCGGCGCCAGGGCACAGCAAGTACCAAAGAACGAGGTGAAGTTCGAGGCGGTGGTAAGAAAGCATATAAGCAAAAAGGTACCGGTATGGCACGTCGTGGGTCTATCCGATCTCCACTCCTTAAAGGTGGTGGTACTGTTTTTGGACCCAAGCCGCGAAATTATACAGTACGTTTGACGAAGAAAGCAAAAAGACTTGCACGAAAGTCTGCACTGTCCTTGAAGGCATCTGAAGAAGCTATTTACATCACTCAGGATTTTTCTTTTGATGAGCCTAAAACGAAACAAATTGTTGACATTCTGGAAGCATTTAAGCTGAGTGGAAAGAAAGTACTTTTCTTAACGCCGGAAACTGATAATACGGTGTATTTATCAGCAAGAAATATTCCGGGAGTTTCTGTCCTGGAAGGAAATAAACCGACATCCTATGAAATTTTGGATGCAGATGTTTTGGTCATTCAGGAAGGTGCTTTAGCCATTCTTCAGCAAACATTTGAGCCTACAGTTGAGGAGGAAGCAGCATGAGTGTATTAGTTCAACCGTTAATTACTGAAAAATTGACCCGTCTTCAGGAAGAGCATCAGCAATATGCTTTTGAAGTTGACCGGTCTGCTACCAAACCACAAATCAGAAGAGCTATCGAAGAGAAATACCCGGATGTAAAAGTTGCCAGGGTAAACACGATGGTAATGCCTTCTAAGCCAAAAGGCCGATACACGAAGGGTGGATTTGTGGAAGGGCGAAGCAAAGTTTGGAAGAAAGCAATCATTACACTGAAAGAAGGCGAAATTGATTTCTTCGCAGAAATTTAAAACGAATTAAACAATGGCTACCAAACAATTAAAACCAAACACTCCGGGACAGCGACACAGAACGGCGCCTGTTTTTGACGAAGTTACTACAAACAGGCCGAGCAAGCGTCACACGAAAGGTCTTCATAAATCCGGCGGAAGAAATAACCGTGGCCGGATGACAATGCGCCACCGTGGCGGAGGACATAAGCGTAAGTATCGGGTTATCGATTTTAAAAGAGATAAAATGGATATCCCGGCAAAAGTGCAGACCATTGAATACGATCCGAACAGAACTGCACGAATTGCTTTGCTGGCGTATGCTGACGGTGAGAAGAGATACATTATTGCTCCAAATAAACTGAAAGTTGGTGACACTGTTATCAGTTCTGAATCTGCCCAACCGGAAGTTGGAAATGCAATGCCAATGATCAGCATGCCTCCCGGTACCTTCATTCATAATATTGAAATGGAACCCGGTAAAGGCGGGCAACTTTGCCGAAGTGCAGGAACAGTTGCTCAAATGGTAGCCAAAACAGAACGATATGTTACTGTTAAACTGCCTTCCGGCGAATCACGATTGATTTTGGGACGATGCTTCGCAACAGTTGGAGCAACAAGCAATCCCGATCATTTCAATACATCGAAAGGGAAAGCCGGAAGAAGCCGATGGCTAGGACGACGCCCGCATGTACGTGGTGTTGCTAAAAACCCGGTTGATCACCCAATGGGTGGTGGTGAAGGAAAAGCTTCCGGAGGCCATCCAAGATCACCATGGGGTCAGGCAGCGAAGGGTAAGAAAACCAGACATCCAAATAAATTATCGTCTAAATACATTGTTAGACGTCGTAAAACAAAGAATGCATAAAGTTTAGAAAGTATGCCAAGATCATTAAAAAAAGGGCCTTACGTCTATTATAAGCTGCAAAGCAAAATTGATGCGGCTAATGAAAGCAGCAAGAAAAAGGTAATTAAGACCTGGTCCAGAAGTTCAATGATTACTCCGGACTTCATCGGATTGACGATTGCAGTGCATAACGGCAAACAATTTATACCTGTATATATAACTGAAAATATGGTCGGACATAAGTTGGGTGAATTTGCACCAACCAGAACATTCCGTGGCCATCCTTTAAAAAAGGCAAAATAATTTAGATTGATTCATGGAAACGTCAGTATTAGAAGCCAGAGCAGTACAACGTCATTTACGTAAATCTCCCCGAAAGGTGAGGCTTGTTGCAGATGCTGTTCGCGGAGAACGTGTTGATAAAGCTCTGAAAAAACTTTCATTCATAAACAAAGGCGCATCTATTGATGTATCAAAAGTAGTTAAATCTGCTGCGGCCAATATCAGAGACAAGTTCCAGGAAGAGCGTCTGGATGACGACCAGATCTTCATCAAAACTATTTTTGTAGATGAAGGAGCTACATTGAAACGAATTCAACCCAGAGCTCAGGGCCGGGCTAACAGAATCAACAAGCGAAGCTGCCACATTACTGTAGTTGTAGCGAAGCAAGAAGAAACTTTAACTGATTAATTAAACGAGGATAATTTGGGACAAAAAACCAATCCAATAGGACTTAGACTTGGAATTATTCGAGGGTGGGATTCCAATTGGTATTCCGAAGATAATAAACAAGCTATCTTGTATGAGGATACCAAGTTAAGAGAGTATCTGCATGCTCGACTCAGAAACGGAGGTCTCTCCAATGTAGTGATTGAACGGACCCCGAAACGAATTCTTCTGACCCTCAATACTTCCCGGCCCGGTGTAATTATCGGTAAAGGTGGTGAGCAGATTGAATTGCTCCGAGAAGAGTTGAAGAAAATCACCAACAAGGAAGTTCAAATTAATGTTAGTGAGATCAAGCGGCCTGAACTGGATGCGAGTTTAGTTGGTCAAAATATTGCTCAGCAGCTCGAAGCACGTGTTTCTTTCCGTCGGGCAATGAAAACCGCGATTTCTTCTGCCATGAGAATGGGAGCAAAAGGAATTAAAATTAAATGTTCCGGCCGGTTAGGCGGTGCAGAAATGGCCCGAACCGAGCACTATAAAGAAGGACGGGTTCCACTGCATACTCTTCGTGCCGATATTGATTATTCAAATACGACCGCAAATACCATTTATGGATCTATCGGTGTAAGCGTTTGGATTTTCAAAGGCGAAATTATTGGTGATGTTGATCTTGCTCCCGGCTCGCAAGCCAAGCAGGAACAAGAGCAAAGCAGAGGCCGAGGCAGTCGTGGAGAAAGAAAGTCCCGAAGAAGCAGAAGACGTTCACGTAACTAATAGAAACAGAATACAATGTTAGAACCCAAACGAATTCATAGACGCCGCGTTCACCGCGACAAGCTTAAAGGAAACGCACAACGAGGCCACACGCTGGCTTTCGGAAGTTTTGGACTCAAAGCGATGGAGCCGAAATTCATCACTTCCCGACAAATTGAAGCTTGCAGGGTAACGATTGCGAGAACGCTTCAACGTGAAGGAAAAACGTTTATCAGAATTTTTCCGGATCGGCCTATTACCAGCAAACCTGCTGAAACAAGAATGGGTAAAGGTAAAGGTGCTTTGGATCACTTTATTGCTGTGGTAAAACCTGGAAGAATTCTATTTGAAATTGCCGGTGTAAGCGAAGACAAAGCAAAAGAAGCGTTGCGAAGAGCTTCTCATAAACTTCCTATAAAAACGAAATTTATTAAACGTCGCGATTACGATAGCGAAATTTAAGACGGACCGAGGATTATGAAAGCACACGAAATGCGTGAATTATCACTTACTGAATTAGAGGCCAGGATTGAAGATGAAAAAGAAGTATTGTCTGATCTTCACTTCAACAAAGCCATTGCAGGTCAGGTTGAAAACCCTGCAAGAATTAAAAACACCCGACGGGAAATTGCCCGTTTGAAGACGATTATTAATGAAAAATTAAGTGCTGAATAAATTATGGCAGAAGCACAACAACGATCACAAAGAAGAACACGAACCGGTAAAGTTGTGAGTAACCGCATGGATAAAAGTATTACGGTTGCGGTAGACAGAC
This sequence is a window from Rhodohalobacter sp. 614A. Protein-coding genes within it:
- the rplP gene encoding 50S ribosomal protein L16 gives rise to the protein MLEPKRIHRRRVHRDKLKGNAQRGHTLAFGSFGLKAMEPKFITSRQIEACRVTIARTLQREGKTFIRIFPDRPITSKPAETRMGKGKGALDHFIAVVKPGRILFEIAGVSEDKAKEALRRASHKLPIKTKFIKRRDYDSEI
- the rpmC gene encoding 50S ribosomal protein L29, yielding MKAHEMRELSLTELEARIEDEKEVLSDLHFNKAIAGQVENPARIKNTRREIARLKTIINEKLSAE
- the rpsC gene encoding 30S ribosomal protein S3 produces the protein MGQKTNPIGLRLGIIRGWDSNWYSEDNKQAILYEDTKLREYLHARLRNGGLSNVVIERTPKRILLTLNTSRPGVIIGKGGEQIELLREELKKITNKEVQINVSEIKRPELDASLVGQNIAQQLEARVSFRRAMKTAISSAMRMGAKGIKIKCSGRLGGAEMARTEHYKEGRVPLHTLRADIDYSNTTANTIYGSIGVSVWIFKGEIIGDVDLAPGSQAKQEQEQSRGRGSRGERKSRRSRRRSRN
- the rplD gene encoding 50S ribosomal protein L4, whose translation is MKLTIHKIDGKSSGKKAELSDSIFAIEPNETVLYEDVRRILANRRQGTASTKERGEVRGGGKKAYKQKGTGMARRGSIRSPLLKGGGTVFGPKPRNYTVRLTKKAKRLARKSALSLKASEEAIYITQDFSFDEPKTKQIVDILEAFKLSGKKVLFLTPETDNTVYLSARNIPGVSVLEGNKPTSYEILDADVLVIQEGALAILQQTFEPTVEEEAA
- the rpsS gene encoding 30S ribosomal protein S19 translates to MPRSLKKGPYVYYKLQSKIDAANESSKKKVIKTWSRSSMITPDFIGLTIAVHNGKQFIPVYITENMVGHKLGEFAPTRTFRGHPLKKAK
- the rplW gene encoding 50S ribosomal protein L23, with translation MSVLVQPLITEKLTRLQEEHQQYAFEVDRSATKPQIRRAIEEKYPDVKVARVNTMVMPSKPKGRYTKGGFVEGRSKVWKKAIITLKEGEIDFFAEI
- the rplV gene encoding 50S ribosomal protein L22; translation: METSVLEARAVQRHLRKSPRKVRLVADAVRGERVDKALKKLSFINKGASIDVSKVVKSAAANIRDKFQEERLDDDQIFIKTIFVDEGATLKRIQPRAQGRANRINKRSCHITVVVAKQEETLTD
- the rplB gene encoding 50S ribosomal protein L2, with amino-acid sequence MATKQLKPNTPGQRHRTAPVFDEVTTNRPSKRHTKGLHKSGGRNNRGRMTMRHRGGGHKRKYRVIDFKRDKMDIPAKVQTIEYDPNRTARIALLAYADGEKRYIIAPNKLKVGDTVISSESAQPEVGNAMPMISMPPGTFIHNIEMEPGKGGQLCRSAGTVAQMVAKTERYVTVKLPSGESRLILGRCFATVGATSNPDHFNTSKGKAGRSRWLGRRPHVRGVAKNPVDHPMGGGEGKASGGHPRSPWGQAAKGKKTRHPNKLSSKYIVRRRKTKNA